Proteins encoded in a region of the Vicia villosa cultivar HV-30 ecotype Madison, WI linkage group LG5, Vvil1.0, whole genome shotgun sequence genome:
- the LOC131604687 gene encoding uncharacterized protein LOC131604687 encodes MKDVEFNFNNECLEAFEVLKTTLIFAPIMQPPDWNFPFEIMCDASDYAVGAVLGQRKNKKLHAIYYVSRTLDPAQMNYATTEKELSAVVFALDKFRSYLIGAKIIVYTDHTAIRWILLLQEFDLEIKDKKGAKNVVADHLSRIEGIKPEETPINDDFPYERLIAQLESKRDTLEQPKAQIEAVKMLSTGTTLPWYSDFVNYLAARVLLPDMTYQQKKKFSHDLKQYYWDEPLLFKRGADGIFRRCVPEEEIESIIHHCHDTPYGGHASTSNMRDEMPQKGILEVEIFDVWGIDFMGPFPPSFGNNYILVAVDYVSKWIEAVASPTNDAQVSRHRVATPYHPQTSGQVEVSNRQIKQILERTVATSRKDWSTKLHEALWAYRTAYKTPIGTTPFKLVYGKSCHLPVELEHKAYWAIKTLNLSYTAAGKRSLLDINELEEIRLDAYENARIYKERTKKWHDKRISRKEFNEGYVVLLFNSRLKLFPGKLR; translated from the exons ATGAAAGACGTCGAGTTTAATTTCAATAATGAATGTTTAGAAGCCTTTGAAGTACTAAAGACAACCCTCATATTTGCACCTATAATGCAACCACCCGACTGGAATTTCCCATTTGAAATTATGTGCGATGCAAGTGACTATGCCGTAGGAGCAGTGTTAGGCCAAAGGAAAAATAAGAAACTCCACGCAATATACTACGTAAGTAGGACCCTAGACCCTGCGCAAATGAATTACGCCACAACCGAAAAGGAACTCTCGGCCGTGGTCTTCGCGTTAGATAAGTTTCGTTCCTATCTGATAGGAGCAAAGATAATAGTTTACACCGACCACACAGCCATTAG GTGGATCCTACTGTTAcaagaatttgatttggaaatcaaagataaaaagggaGCCAAAAACGTAGTAGCTGACCATTTATCTAGGATTGAAGGTATTAAACCTGAAGAAACACCAAtcaacgatgatttcccttatgaacgcTTAATAGCACAATTAGAATCCAAAAGAGACACATTGGAACAACCTAAAGCGCAAATCGAAGCCGTTAAGATGCTAAGCACCGGAACCACACTGCCATGGTATTCTGATTTTGTCAATTACTTAGCGGCGAGAGTGCTTCTGCCTGACATGACttatcaacaaaagaagaagttctCCCATGATCTTAAACAATATTATTGGGATGAACCTTTGCTGTTTAAGAGAGGCGCCGATGGGATATTTCGCCGATGTGTTCCGGAAGAAGAAATAGAGAGTATAATACATCATTGCCATGATACCCCCTATGGTGGGCATGCAAGCACATCAAATAT GCGAGATGAGATGCCTCAAAAGGGAattttagaagtagaaatatttgatgtGTGGGGAATCGATTTTATGGGACCCTTCCCACCTTCTTTTGGAAACAACTACATACTTGTCGCAGTCGATTACGTgtctaaatggatagaagctgtaGCCTCACCAACAAACGATGCACAAGTA AGTCGACACCGTGTAGCAACACCTTACCACCCACAAACGAGTGGACAAGTTGAAGTCTCGAATAGACAAATTAAGCAGATACTTGAAAGGACTGTTGCcacatctaggaaagattggtcaactaAGTTACACGAAGCATTGTGGGCATATAGAACCGCCTATAAGACACCTATAGGAACCACGCCTTTCAAATTAGTGTACGGTAAATCTTGTCATTTACCGGTAGAACTAGAGCATAAAGCCTACTGGGCCATAAAAACCTTAAACTTAAGCTACACTGCCGCAGGCAAAAGGAGTCTATTAGATATTAACGAGTTGGAAGAAATTAGATTAGATGCCTACGAGAATGctaggatttataaagaaagAACAAAGAAGTGGCACGATAAGCGCATCTCTAGGAAGGAATTTAATGAAGGATATGTGGTGCTATTGTTCAATTCTCGACTTAAGCTTTTTCCAGGAAAACTTCGTTAA
- the LOC131604688 gene encoding uncharacterized protein LOC131604688 — MPSYAKFLKEILSNKKKIEDNETVTLTAECSAIIQNKVPPKLKDPGSFSIPCNIGKFVINKALCDLGASISLMPLSICEKLNMGDLRPTKMSVQLADCSVKYPVGVLENVPIRIGQFYIPTDFIIMDIKEDVNTPIILGRPFLATARAIIEVKKGKLTFEVGEEKVEFILTQFLQAPAIEDTCYLVDVIDGCVREIGLSEESYLKL; from the coding sequence ATGCCCTCATAtgctaaattcctaaaagaaatcctatcgaataagaaaaaaatagaagACAATGAGACCGTAACACTCACTGCCGAATGCAGTGCGATAATTCAAAATAAAGTGCCACCTAAGCTGAAAGACCCAGGGAGTTTCTCCATACCTTGCAATATAGGAAAATTTGTCATAAACAAAGCTttgtgcgacttaggagctagtattagcctaatgcctttgtccatttgcgAGAAACTTAACATGGGAGACCTGAGACCAACCAAAATGTCAGTACAACTTGCAGACTGTTCTGTTAAGTATCCTGTAGGTGTTCTTGAAAATGTACCCATCCGCATCGGACAATTCTACATCCCTACGGATTTCATAATTATGGACATAAAGGAAGACGTCAATACCCCTATAATCTTAGGAAGACCATTTCTAGCTACCGCTAGAGCTATTATAGAGGTAAAGAAAGGCAAGTTGACATTCGAAGTAGGTGAGGAGAAGGTCGAATTTATTCTAACACAATTCCTTCAAGCCCCAGCTATAGAAGATACATGCTATCTGGTGGACGTTATTGATGGATGTGTAAGAGAGATAGGATTATCAGAAGAATCTTACTTGAAGTTATAA
- the LOC131601669 gene encoding uncharacterized protein LOC131601669 produces MASGSSGRSNPASKGFDFASDDILCSYEDFSNRDSNSNGNHNDPAIAPNSTKDFHKSRIARTSVFPATAAYNPPEDSLSLDVIATVENSMKKYADNLMRFLEGISSRLSQLELYCYNLDKSIGEMRSDLNRDHGEQDSKLKSLEKHLQEVHRSVQILRDKQELAETQKELAKLQLAQKESSSSSHSQSNEDRSSPADPKKTDNASDANNHQLALALPHQIAPQQLPAGPPAQAPPPNVNQPTQQPAYYMPPAPAASQLPQNQYMPSDQQYRTPQLQDMSRVAPQPTPSQVNPPTPVQQFSQYQQQPQQWPQQGQQPSMQPQMRPPSSTVYPPYQSSQVSNPSSADTQPTSMPMQMPYSGVPQPGSSRADSMQYGYGGTGRTVPQQPPPQQIKSSFPSQPGDVYGASGTHQTLPPPPGNAYIMYDGGEGGRTHHPPSQPSHFAQSGYPPTSASLQNPNLMVRNPNQSQFVRNHPYNELIEKLVNMGFRGDHVASVIQRMEESGQTIDFNSVLDRLNVHSSVGPQRGWSG; encoded by the exons ATGGCTTCTGGATCGTCTGGTCGCAGTAACCCCGCTTCTAAAGGCTTTGATTTTGCTTCTGATGACATCTTATGCTCCTACGAAGACTTTTCCAACAGGGATTCCAATTCCAATGGCAATCACAACGATCCTGCAATCGCCCCTAATTCAACCAag GATTTTCACAAATCAAGGATAGCAAGGACATCCGTTTTTCCTGCTACTGCTGCCTATAATCCACCTGAAGATTCTTTAAGCCTAGACGTGATTGCAACTGTTGAGAATAGCATGAAGAAATATGCGGACAATCTCATGCGATTTCTCGAGGGAATTAGTTCAAGGCTATCACAGTTGGAATTATATTGCTACAATCTTGACAAATCTATTGGAGAAATGAGATCTGATTTAAATCGTGACCATGGGGAGCAAGATTCAAAGCTCAAATCTCTTGAAAAGCATCTTCAGGAA GTTCACCGGTCAGTACAAATTTTAAGAGACAAGCAAGAGTTAGCTGAGACTCAGAAAGAACTAGCCAAGCTTCAACTTGCTCAGAAGGAATCATCTTCCTCAAGCCATTCACAGTCCAATGAGGACAGATCCTCACCTGCAGATCCTAAAAAAACTGATAATGCATCTGATGCGAACAACCATCAGTTAGCTCTTGCCCTGCCTCATCAAATTGCTCCTCAGCAGCTGCCTGCAGGACCCCCGGCCCAAGCTCCACCACCAAATGTGAATCAACCCACTCAACAACCTGCTTATTACATGCCGCCTGCTCCTGCAGCGTCTCAGCTCCCCCAGAATCAGTATATGCCTTCTGATCAACAATACCGAACCCCCCAACTACAAGACATGTCCCGGGTGGCTCCACAACCAACACCATCTCAAGTAAACCCTCCCACACCTGTGCAACAATTTTCTCAGTATCAGCAGCAGCCGCAGCAATGGCCTCAGCAGGGTCAACAACCCTCAATGCAACCTCAAATGAGACCCCCCTCATCAACTGTGTATCCTCCATATCAGTCAAGCCAAGTATCTAATCCATCATCCGCAGATACACAGCCAACCAGCATGCCCATGCAAATGCCATATTCAGGGGTTCCGCAACCTGGATCCAGCCGTGCTGATTCCATGCAATATGGATATGGTGGAACTGGTAGAACAGTTCCTCAGCAACCCCCACCCCAGCAAATCAAGAGTTCATTTCCTTCACAACCAGGTGACGTGTATGGAGCTAGCGGGACACACCAGACACTCCCCCCTCCTCCTGGTAATGCATATATAATGTATGATGGTGGTGAGGGTGGAAGGACACATCATCCACCATCTCAACCCTCACATTTTGCTCAATCTGGATATCCTCCAACAAGTGCTTCCCTTCAGAACCCTAATCTCATGGTTCGAAATCCTAACCAGTCACAGTTTGTGCGCAACCATCCTTACAATGAGTTGATTGAGAAATTGGTGAACATGGGATTCAGGGGTGACCATGTGGCGAGTGTGATACAAAGGATGGAGGAAAGTGGACAAACCATAGATTTCAATTCTGTTCTTGACAGGTTGAATGTGCATAGCTCTGTTGGCCCCCAAAGAGGATGGTCAGGGTGA